The nucleotide window GTGTAATCGACCAAGCAGATTGTTTTTTTTGTTGTTCAGCAACAACTTCTGAAATTTCACTTTGTGAACCCTCGTCAACCCCATCCGCCTCATGTTTATCTTCTTCAATTGCAGCCGAAACAACTTCAGGTTCAGGTTGTACATTTTCTACTTCAATTACTTCTTGCTTTTCTTCCGCAGGTGCAGTAACTTCTTCTGGCACATCAAGCTGAAACTTATCTTCGATTTCCTGCTTTTCACCTTGTGTTTGTTGCTCCAATTGTTCTTTTTCTTCATTGCCGCCAACTAACTTTTCTTTCAGTCGCTTAAAAAAGCTCATTATCTGCCACTCCCTTGACCTACTAATTCAGATTGCTCTTCTAGTTTTACTGATACTAGCTTCGATACACCAGACTCTTGCATCGTAATACCATAAAGAACATCGGCACCCTCCATCGTCCCTTTTCGGTGTGTAATAACGATGAATTGTGTCTCTTCACTAAATTTACGCAAATAATCACTATAACGTGCAACGTTCGACTCGTCTAATGCTGCCTCTACTTCATCCAAAATACAGAATGGTACTGGACGTGTATTTAAAATTGCAAATAGAAGTGCAATCGCTGTTAATGCACGCTCTCCACCTGAAAGTAGGCTTAAGCTTTGCAATTTCTTTCCTGGTGGCTGCGCAATAATTTCAATTCCTGTATCTAATAAATTTTCTGGATCAAGTAGCACTAAATCAGCCGTGCCACCTCCAAATAACTCTTTAAATGAAATCGTAAATTGTTTGCGAATTTGCTTAAACGTCTCATTAAAGCGTTCTGTCATTTCTTCATCCATTTCATCAATTGCTTTATGCAATGTATCCTTCGCGGCAACTAAGTCTTCACGCTGTTCACTTAAGAATATATAACGCTCTTGTACTCTGTCATATTCCTCAATCGCAGCTAAGTTAACTGGCCCAAGCTCTTCAATTGATTGCTTTAAAAGCTTCACTTTTCGACGAACTTGCTCCTCTTCTTCTATAGCAATTGCTTCTTCTTGTGCAGTTAAAACATCTAATTCATATTGTTCAAGTAATTGCTGCTGTAAATTATTCATTTCGAATTCAATTCGACTACGTTTTATTTCTAACGTACGTAAAGCATCCATAAAGCTTTTATGTACACGCTGTACTTCTTGCAATTGAATTTCCGCTTGCGTTACTTGTTCATGTAAGATTGTTCGTGATGCTCGCTTTTGTTGAATCGTTTCGCTTAATACATCTTTCTTATTTGCCCATTCTGTAATCGTTTGTACAAGCTCCTCTGAAGACGGTCCATTTAACCCATCCTCCGATTCAATCCACTCGATTTCCTGGGAAATTTTATCGATGGTATTGCGTATTTTTGTTAAATCTAATTCAATCCCTGCAATCGATGCTTGCACTTGTGTTAACTGCTCTTGAACAACAGCTAGCTCTGAACGTTGCTGTGCTAATTGCTCACGTAAAACATCTTTTTGCGTTTCACTTTGTGTTTTCGCCAACGTCAGCTCATCGACAGTTTGTTGTACAGTTTGAAGCTCATCTCGTAATTCCTCTAAGCGTTTTTCAGCGATTTGTTGCTGTTCGTTTAAGGACTCTTTTCGAGTCGATAATGACGTTTGCTCTGACTGAGTAATGGATACTGTCGTTTGTAAGCTCTTCACGGTCATTTCAAGTTCTAATAATTTCGCTCGGTGATGTTGCTCCTGCTCACGAAGTGATTCTCCTTGCAACTTTAATTCATCAAGTGAATGACGTAAATGAACAATTTCTTCTTTTTTCACACTAACTGTTTGTTCAGCTGTTTGAATAGTTGCTTCCATATTCTCTAATGTAGTAACTAACTTTTCAAGCTCAGCCTTGCGTGAGAACAACGAACTTTGCTGTTTTAAAGCACCACCCGTTAATGAGCCACCTGCATTGACTATATCGCCATCTAATGTAACTACACGATATTTAAAGCCTACTAAACGAGCAATTTGACTTGCTCCTTCAAGATTTGACGCTACTAAAACATTCCCTAAAAGATTTTCTATAATCGTTTGATTTTCATGCGCAAAATCAACAAGTTCAAATGCAAGTGCCACATAGGCGGGATGTGAAGTAATTTCCATTAGTTGTTGCGGTTGAATTTTGCGTGAGCGCATAACCGTTTTCGGTAAGAACGTCGCTCTCCCTGCACGCTTTTGCTTTAACCAGCCTATTGCCTTTTGAGCATGTACTTCATTATCTGTCACAATATGTTGAGAAGCTGCACCTAAAGCTGTTTCAATCGCTTGTGAATACTTCGTCTCCACTTGGATTAACTCAGCAACTGCCCCTTCTATACCTTGTAACTCCTTACGATCTCGTGCTAAAAGAACTTCTTTAACTCCGTGGAAAAACCCTGAAAAATCAGCCTCTAGCTCCGCTAATGTATCTTTTCGTGACTTTAATTGCTGATGGTGCTGATAGGCTTTATATAATAGCGCTTGCTTTTCATCTAAATCAGCAGTCGCAGTTTTAAGCTGCATTTGGACAATATCAAATTTACCCAACTGCTCTTTAAGAGCACTTTCAGCCTGCTCGAGCGCTTGTTGTGTCACTTCTTTTAACGTTACCGCACCAGTTAATTCCTTTTGAATTTCTGATGAGCGACCAGACATACGCTCCACTGAGGCTTGTTCTTGAGTGAGCTGTTGATTAATATGTTTTAATTCATTTTTAACTGTTGCTTCTTCGTTCAGTAAGTTAATGTACGCATTTTTTGCTTCTTCAATTTCCTGTTCAATTTCTGAAGCAGTACGTGTTAAAGCTTGTTCAAGTTGTTTCATTGTCGAGCGAATTTGTTGAACTGCTTTTTGCTTTTCTGTAAACTCTTGACGCTTTTCTTGCTCTTTTAATTGAAGCTCCTGCTCCACTTCTGTTGCTTGAACTAAATTTTCACGTAATTGCTGAATTTGTTTTTCTGCATTGGAACGTTTTTCATTAAATAATGCTTTTCGACCTTCCCAACGCTCTACTTCTGCACTTGCCTCAACCAGTTGCTCTTGAGAAATATCAAGCACTTCATCAATTGCTTTTAATTCATTGCGTGTTTTTCGCACATCTTGCTCGATACGTTCAATTTCTGCCGCATGCTGCTTTTCTGTAGCAGTCAATGTTTTTTGATCATCATTATATGCTGTTAACGTTTTTTCATGTGCTAATAAATCATGAACCATTAATGCAATATCAAAGTCCTTTAGCTCCTCTGACATACGAACATAATCTTTTGCACTAGAAGCTTGAATTTTTAACGGCTCTAAACGGATTTCAATTTCGTGTAAAATATCAAGTACACGATTTAAATTTTCATCCGTTTCGACAAGCT belongs to Solibacillus sp. FSL R7-0682 and includes:
- the smc gene encoding chromosome segregation protein SMC, which translates into the protein MFLKRLEVVGFKSFAERIGIDFVPGVTAVVGPNGSGKSNVTDAIRWVLGEQSAKSLRGAKMEDVIFAGSESRKPLNFAEVTLVLDNEDERVAIPYTEISVTRRVYRSGDSEYLLNNQQCRLKDITDLFMDSGLGKEAFSIISQGRVDEILNSRPDDRRSIFEEAAGVLKYKLRKKKAEHKLVETDENLNRVLDILHEIEIRLEPLKIQASSAKDYVRMSEELKDFDIALMVHDLLAHEKTLTAYNDDQKTLTATEKQHAAEIERIEQDVRKTRNELKAIDEVLDISQEQLVEASAEVERWEGRKALFNEKRSNAEKQIQQLRENLVQATEVEQELQLKEQEKRQEFTEKQKAVQQIRSTMKQLEQALTRTASEIEQEIEEAKNAYINLLNEEATVKNELKHINQQLTQEQASVERMSGRSSEIQKELTGAVTLKEVTQQALEQAESALKEQLGKFDIVQMQLKTATADLDEKQALLYKAYQHHQQLKSRKDTLAELEADFSGFFHGVKEVLLARDRKELQGIEGAVAELIQVETKYSQAIETALGAASQHIVTDNEVHAQKAIGWLKQKRAGRATFLPKTVMRSRKIQPQQLMEITSHPAYVALAFELVDFAHENQTIIENLLGNVLVASNLEGASQIARLVGFKYRVVTLDGDIVNAGGSLTGGALKQQSSLFSRKAELEKLVTTLENMEATIQTAEQTVSVKKEEIVHLRHSLDELKLQGESLREQEQHHRAKLLELEMTVKSLQTTVSITQSEQTSLSTRKESLNEQQQIAEKRLEELRDELQTVQQTVDELTLAKTQSETQKDVLREQLAQQRSELAVVQEQLTQVQASIAGIELDLTKIRNTIDKISQEIEWIESEDGLNGPSSEELVQTITEWANKKDVLSETIQQKRASRTILHEQVTQAEIQLQEVQRVHKSFMDALRTLEIKRSRIEFEMNNLQQQLLEQYELDVLTAQEEAIAIEEEEQVRRKVKLLKQSIEELGPVNLAAIEEYDRVQERYIFLSEQREDLVAAKDTLHKAIDEMDEEMTERFNETFKQIRKQFTISFKELFGGGTADLVLLDPENLLDTGIEIIAQPPGKKLQSLSLLSGGERALTAIALLFAILNTRPVPFCILDEVEAALDESNVARYSDYLRKFSEETQFIVITHRKGTMEGADVLYGITMQESGVSKLVSVKLEEQSELVGQGSGR